The following proteins are encoded in a genomic region of Saccharopolyspora antimicrobica:
- a CDS encoding IclR family transcriptional regulator, with amino-acid sequence MQQNPGEGGEGVRSVLRALDLLALFDETHRSRTVRELIDATGLPKSTVVRLVATLEQRGLLWTRGDGRLAPGAGMLRWAQLAQDAWQLPAEAVECLRNLSEESGGESSRIYIRQGVSRLCVAQHEGTQQLRHVVRIGEAMPLWAGASGHVLLAGSSPEDLRGVAAAAGRGSDFEPVLAERVRHAEEQGWAVSHGEREDGVSAVAAPVTDSSGRAAAAVGLGGPTSRFTRERVEAFIPVVMNVAKQLSKLQFIGGRS; translated from the coding sequence ATGCAGCAGAACCCGGGAGAAGGCGGTGAGGGTGTGCGCAGCGTCCTGCGGGCACTGGATCTGCTGGCACTGTTCGATGAAACCCATCGCTCACGCACCGTGCGGGAGCTGATCGACGCCACGGGCCTGCCGAAATCCACAGTGGTTCGCCTGGTGGCCACTTTGGAGCAGCGCGGACTGCTGTGGACTCGTGGGGATGGTCGTCTCGCTCCGGGTGCGGGCATGCTGCGCTGGGCGCAGCTGGCTCAAGATGCCTGGCAACTGCCGGCCGAGGCTGTGGAGTGCTTGCGCAACTTGTCGGAAGAATCCGGTGGCGAATCGTCTCGGATCTACATCCGCCAGGGCGTTAGCCGGCTGTGCGTGGCCCAGCATGAGGGCACCCAGCAATTGCGGCACGTGGTGCGCATCGGTGAGGCCATGCCGTTGTGGGCAGGTGCCTCCGGACACGTGCTGCTTGCCGGAAGTTCACCCGAGGACCTGCGCGGAGTGGCTGCAGCGGCAGGACGTGGCTCCGATTTCGAGCCCGTGCTGGCGGAGCGCGTTCGGCACGCCGAGGAGCAGGGTTGGGCGGTCAGCCACGGTGAGCGCGAGGACGGTGTCTCCGCCGTCGCGGCTCCGGTGACCGACTCATCCGGCCGGGCCGCCGCCGCGGTCGGGCTCGGCGGTCCCACCAGCCGCTTCACCCGGGAACGCGTAGAAGCGTTCATCCCCGTCGTGATGAACGTGGCGAAGCAGTTGTCGAAGTTGCAATTCATCGGAGGTCGTTCGTGA